Proteins encoded within one genomic window of Flavobacteriales bacterium:
- the pyrF gene encoding orotidine-5'-phosphate decarboxylase, which translates to MNRLELISQIKQKRSFLCVGLDPDETKVYPELLKKEDWIFEFNRSIIDSVAEYCVAFKPNTAFYECHGAWGWEQLSKTVNYLNEQYPDQFIIADAKRGDIGNTSQRYAKAFFEQMDCDAVTVAPYMGEDSVRPFLGFENKWVILLALTSNHGSSDFQGHGEPDLYLQVMEKAKEWSGPDEMMFVAGATRGSQLVQVRKAAGEHFLLVPGVGAQGGDLRSVYEYGAQEDTVGLLVNSSRGIIFASSGFDFAQAAADAARAIASQMSELMD; encoded by the coding sequence ATGAATAGGCTGGAATTGATATCGCAGATCAAGCAGAAGCGCAGTTTTCTATGTGTCGGACTCGATCCGGACGAGACCAAGGTCTACCCAGAACTATTGAAGAAAGAGGATTGGATCTTCGAATTCAATAGATCGATCATTGATTCTGTGGCCGAATATTGTGTGGCCTTCAAACCCAATACGGCCTTTTATGAGTGTCACGGTGCTTGGGGTTGGGAACAACTGAGCAAGACTGTGAACTATCTGAATGAGCAGTATCCGGATCAGTTCATCATTGCGGATGCCAAACGTGGAGATATCGGGAACACCTCACAACGATATGCCAAGGCCTTCTTCGAGCAGATGGACTGTGATGCTGTTACTGTGGCACCTTACATGGGGGAAGATTCGGTGCGTCCGTTCTTGGGTTTTGAGAATAAGTGGGTCATCCTCCTTGCTTTGACCAGCAATCACGGCTCCAGCGATTTCCAGGGGCACGGAGAGCCTGACTTATATCTACAGGTGATGGAAAAAGCCAAAGAATGGTCGGGTCCGGATGAGATGATGTTCGTAGCAGGGGCCACTCGAGGGTCTCAGTTAGTTCAGGTACGTAAGGCAGCCGGAGAGCATTTTCTACTCGTTCCAGGAGTAGGTGCACAGGGAGGTGATCTACGTTCAGTGTATGAATACGGGGCGCAAGAGGATACTGTTGGGCTTTTGGTCAATTCGAGTAGAGGGATCATATTCGCTTCTTCTGGCTTCGATTTTGCGCAAGCTGCAGCTGATGCTGCACGCGCTATTGCATCGCAGATGTCCGAGTTGATGGATTGA